A portion of the Calothrix sp. 336/3 genome contains these proteins:
- a CDS encoding DUF3288 family protein, with amino-acid sequence MSKDQQHPLYNRDRPLITSLLAAEPTDLNLAELARLRVRYQGFPGARDIQQDLDRIMERWGLNETELFTKTRELHYLGGIYQSRGKKTEEDWN; translated from the coding sequence ATGAGTAAAGACCAACAACATCCTCTCTATAATCGCGATCGCCCTCTGATTACTAGTTTACTTGCCGCAGAGCCGACTGACTTAAATTTGGCGGAGTTAGCCAGATTGCGTGTACGTTATCAAGGGTTTCCTGGTGCGCGAGATATTCAGCAGGACTTGGATCGTATCATGGAAAGGTGGGGTTTGAACGAAACTGAATTATTTACTAAGACTCGTGAACTTCACTATCTGGGGGGAATTTATCAAAGTCGCGGCAAGAAGACAGAGGAAGATTGGAATTAA